In Oncorhynchus keta strain PuntledgeMale-10-30-2019 unplaced genomic scaffold, Oket_V2 Un_contig_2407_pilon_pilon, whole genome shotgun sequence, one genomic interval encodes:
- the LOC127921949 gene encoding transmembrane protein 26-like: protein MWRGNSTNGSETLLQGSVSLLSSVCANDWILALHQTLLILLVIGKWLLPVAGGVTRDELSQLLLIFVGTAADILEFTSETLLDVKDSSPSMVYVILGVWTWSMFQFPLHLSVSTSRPDEYSEGDQGVSLLARLRTDIWSMVESLFVQDGPFLVVRLTLILYFHVIHQMLIFFAIKNFLVVILTFYRLFAIYCNYKASG from the exons ATGTGGAGAGGGAATTCCACCAATGGCAGCGAGACGTTACTCCAG GGTTCAGTATCTCTGTTGTCGTCAGTGTGCGCTAACGACTGGATCCTGGCCCTGCACCAGACCCTGTTGATCCTGCTGGTCATAGGGaagtggctgctccctgttgcaggaggggtgaccagggatgaaCTGTCTCAGCTCCTCCTCATCTTCGTAGGCACTGCCGCTGACATCCTGGAGTTCACCTCAGAGACACTGTTGGATGTCAA GGACAGCAGTCCCAGCATGGTGTACGTCATCCTCGGAGTCTGGACGTGGAGTATGTTCCAGTTTCCTCTTCACCTGTCAG tGTCTACCTCCAGACCTGATGAATATTCAGAGGGGGACCAGGGTGTGTCTCTGCTGGCCAGACTAAGGACAGATATCTGGAGCATGGTGGAGAGCCTATTCGTCCAGGACGGACCCTTCCTGGTGGTCCGCCTCACCCTCATCCTCTACTTCCACGTCATACACCAGATGCTCATCTTCTTCGCCATCAAGAACTTCCTGGTGGTCATTCTGACCTTCTACCGTCTGTTTGCCATCTACTGCAACTACAAGGCTTCAGGTTGA